From a single Ailuropoda melanoleuca isolate Jingjing chromosome 12, ASM200744v2, whole genome shotgun sequence genomic region:
- the LOC100473998 gene encoding zinc finger protein 383 isoform X3, translating into MVGRELTRGLCSDLESMCETKLLSLKKEVYEIESCQREIMGLTKHGLEFSSFRDILEYRNHFEKQLGYQSGHFSQEIFTHEYMPTFIQQTFFTLHQIINNEEKPYECKKCGKVFSQNSQFIQHQRIHIGEKSYECKECGKFFSCGSHVTRHLKIHTGEKPFECKECGKAFSCSSYLSQHQRIHTGKKPYECKECGKAFSYCSNLIDHQRIHTGEKPYECKVCGKAFTKSSQLFQHVRIHTGEKPYECKECGKAFTQSSKLVQHQRIHTGEKPYECKECGKAFSSGSALTNHQRIHTGEKPYDCKECGKAFTQSSQLRQHQRIHAGEKPFECLECGKAFTQNSQLFQHQRIHTDEKPYECSECGKAFNKCSNLTRHLRIHTGEKPFNCKECGKAFSSGSDLIRHQGIHTDE; encoded by the coding sequence atctGGAGTCAATGTGTGAAACCAAGTTACTGTCTCTGAAGAAGGAAGTTTATGAAATAGAATCATGCCAGAGGGAGATAATGGGACTTACAAAGCATGGCCTTGAGTTCTCCAGTTTTAGAGACATTTTGGAATATAgaaaccactttgaaaaacaactGGGATATCAAAGTGGGCATTTCAGCCAAGAAATATTCACTCATGAATACATGCccacatttattcaacagacattCTTTACTCTACATCAAATAATTAATAATgaagagaaaccctatgaatgtaagaAATGTGGAAAGGTCTTTAGTCAGAATTCACAATTTATTCAACATCAAAGAATTCATATTGGTGAAAAATCTTATGAATGTAAGGAGTGTGGGAAATTCTTTAGTTGTGGCTCCCATGTTACTCGACATTTGAAAATTCACACTGGCGAAAAACCctttgaatgtaaggaatgtgggaaggctttcAGTTGTAGCTCCTACCTTTCTCAACATCAAAGAATTCATACTGGTaagaagccctatgaatgtaaggaatgtgggaaggcctttagcTATTGCTCAAATCTTATCGaccatcagagaattcacactggtgaaaaaccctatgaatgtaaagTATGCGGGAAAGCCTTTACTAAGAGCTCACAACTTTTTCAGCATGTGAGAATTCATACAGgtgagaaaccttatgaatgtaaagaatgtggcaaagctTTTACTCAGAGCTCAAAGCTTGTTcagcatcagagaattcatactggtgaaaAACCCTATGAGtgcaaggaatgtgggaaagcctttagtaGTGGCTCAGCACttactaatcatcagagaattcacactggggAGAAACCTTACGattgtaaggaatgtgggaaagcttttACTCAGAGCTCACAACTTCGtcaacatcagagaattcatgcCGGTGAGAAACCCTTTGAATGTcttgaatgtgggaaggcctttactCAGAACTCACAACTTTttcaacatcagagaattcatacagaTGAAAAACCATATGAATGTAGTGAATGTGGAAAGGCCTTTAATAAATGCTCAAACCTTACGCGACATCtgagaattcatactggtgaaaAGCCCTTTAactgtaaggaatgtgggaaggcatTTAGCAGTGGCTCAGATCTCATTCGTCATCAGGGAATTCATACTGatgaataa